From the genome of Symphalangus syndactylus isolate Jambi chromosome 5, NHGRI_mSymSyn1-v2.1_pri, whole genome shotgun sequence, one region includes:
- the NEIL1 gene encoding endonuclease 8-like 1 isoform X12, with product MGFGALKRRGVRINRGQGRSGGMGRMGPRAPLLPRTRIWSLTFSRKTSPVGARPGAAPRCGGGKVRASAFAKCPLPLKAHLRLRFRTARGDRQVAKRGGRRTLPPSLRMPEGPELHLASQFVNEACRALVFGGCVEKSSVSRNPEVPFESSAYRISASARGKELRLILSPLPGAQPPQEPLALVFRFGMSGSFQLVPREELPRHAHLRFYTAPPGPRLALCFVDIRRFGRWDLGGKWQPGRGPCVLQEYQQFRVSLCCPGWSTVAPSQLIAASTSRAQMESRSVAQAGVQCCDLNSLQPPPPRENVLRNLADKAFDRPICEALLDQRFFNGIGNYLRAEILYRLKIPPFEKARSVLEALQQRRPSPELTLSQKIRTKLQNPDLLELCHSVPKEVVQLGGSWTLGTQSPSGTRVSSIQDPSPPSKAPSRT from the exons ATGGGCTTTGGGGCCCTGAAGAGGAGGGGAGTCAGGATTAACCGAGGACAGGGTCGCAGTGGGGGCATGGGGAGGATGGGCCCTAGAGCGCCGCTCCTCCCCAGAACTAGGATTTGGAGCCTCACGTTCTCCCGCAAAACGAGCCCTGTGGGTGCCAGGCCAGGGGCGGCGCCCAGGTGTGGAGGTGGCAAGGTACGGGCGTCTGCCTTCGCTAAGTGCCCCCTTCCACTTAAGGCACACCTTCGCCTCCGATTCCGAACCGCCCGGGGAGACAGGCAAGTGGCAAAGCGGGGAGGGCGAAG GACTCTGCCGCCCTCCCTCAGGATGCCTGAGGGCCCTGAGCTGCACCTGGCCAGCCAGTTTGTGAACGAGGCCTGCAGGGCGCTGGTGTTTGGCGGCTGCGTGGAGAAGTCCTCTGTCAGCCGCAACCCTGAAGTGCCCTTTGAGAGCAGTGCCTACCGCATCTCAGCTTCAGCCCGCGGCAAGGAGCTGCGCCTGATACTGAGCCCTCTGCCTGGGGCCCAGCCCCCACAGGAGCCGCTGGCCCTGGTCTTCCGCTTCGGCATGTCCGGCTCTTTTCAGCTGGTGCCCCGCGAGGAGCTGCCACGCCATGCGCACCTGCGCTTTTACACGGCCCCGCCTGGCCCCCGGCTCGCCCTGTGTTTCGTGGACATCCGCCGGTTCGGCCGCTGGGACCTTGGGGGAAAGTGGCAGCCGGGCCGCGGGCCCTGTGTCTTGCAGGAGTACCAGCAGTTCAG ggtctcgctttgttgcccaggctggagtacagtggcgccatcacagctcattgcagcctcaacctccagggctcag atggagtctcgctctgtggcccaggctggagtgcaatgctgcgatctcaactcactgcaacctccacctcccag GGAGAATGTGCTACGAAACCTAGCAGACAAGGCCTTTGACCGGCCCATCTGCGAGGCCCTCCTGGACCAGAGGTTCTTCAATGGCATTGGCAACTATCTGCGGGCAGAGATCCTGTACCG GCTGAAGATCCCCCCCTTTGAGAAGGCCCGCTCAGTCCTGGAGGCCCTGCAGCAGCGCAGGCCG AGCCCGGAGCTGACCCTGAGTCAGAAGATCAGGACCAAGCTGCAGAATCCGGACCTGCTGGAGCTATGTCACTCAGTACCCAAGGAAGTGGTCCAGTTGG GGGGATCCTGGACCCTTGGCACCCAAAG CCCCTCAGGGACCCGTGTCTCCTCCATCCAGGACCCTTCGCCTCCAAGCAAGGCCCCTTCCAGGACATGA
- the NEIL1 gene encoding endonuclease 8-like 1 isoform X11: MGFGALKRRGVRINRGQGRSGGMGRMGPRAPLLPRTRIWSLTFSRKTSPVGARPGAAPRCGGGKVRASAFAKCPLPLKAHLRLRFRTARGDRQVAKRGGRRTLPPSLRMPEGPELHLASQFVNEACRALVFGGCVEKSSVSRNPEVPFESSAYRISASARGKELRLILSPLPGAQPPQEPLALVFRFGMSGSFQLVPREELPRHAHLRFYTAPPGPRLALCFVDIRRFGRWDLGGKWQPGRGPCVLQEYQQFRVSLCCPGWSTVAPSQLIAASTSRAQMESRSVAQAGVQCCDLNSLQPPPPRENVLRNLADKAFDRPICEALLDQRFFNGIGNYLRAEILYRLKIPPFEKARSVLEALQQRRPSPELTLSQKIRTKLQNPDLLELCHSVPKEVVQLGRKSRKKKSKATEPSPEDRVEDPSPPSKAPSRT; the protein is encoded by the exons ATGGGCTTTGGGGCCCTGAAGAGGAGGGGAGTCAGGATTAACCGAGGACAGGGTCGCAGTGGGGGCATGGGGAGGATGGGCCCTAGAGCGCCGCTCCTCCCCAGAACTAGGATTTGGAGCCTCACGTTCTCCCGCAAAACGAGCCCTGTGGGTGCCAGGCCAGGGGCGGCGCCCAGGTGTGGAGGTGGCAAGGTACGGGCGTCTGCCTTCGCTAAGTGCCCCCTTCCACTTAAGGCACACCTTCGCCTCCGATTCCGAACCGCCCGGGGAGACAGGCAAGTGGCAAAGCGGGGAGGGCGAAG GACTCTGCCGCCCTCCCTCAGGATGCCTGAGGGCCCTGAGCTGCACCTGGCCAGCCAGTTTGTGAACGAGGCCTGCAGGGCGCTGGTGTTTGGCGGCTGCGTGGAGAAGTCCTCTGTCAGCCGCAACCCTGAAGTGCCCTTTGAGAGCAGTGCCTACCGCATCTCAGCTTCAGCCCGCGGCAAGGAGCTGCGCCTGATACTGAGCCCTCTGCCTGGGGCCCAGCCCCCACAGGAGCCGCTGGCCCTGGTCTTCCGCTTCGGCATGTCCGGCTCTTTTCAGCTGGTGCCCCGCGAGGAGCTGCCACGCCATGCGCACCTGCGCTTTTACACGGCCCCGCCTGGCCCCCGGCTCGCCCTGTGTTTCGTGGACATCCGCCGGTTCGGCCGCTGGGACCTTGGGGGAAAGTGGCAGCCGGGCCGCGGGCCCTGTGTCTTGCAGGAGTACCAGCAGTTCAG ggtctcgctttgttgcccaggctggagtacagtggcgccatcacagctcattgcagcctcaacctccagggctcag atggagtctcgctctgtggcccaggctggagtgcaatgctgcgatctcaactcactgcaacctccacctcccag GGAGAATGTGCTACGAAACCTAGCAGACAAGGCCTTTGACCGGCCCATCTGCGAGGCCCTCCTGGACCAGAGGTTCTTCAATGGCATTGGCAACTATCTGCGGGCAGAGATCCTGTACCG GCTGAAGATCCCCCCCTTTGAGAAGGCCCGCTCAGTCCTGGAGGCCCTGCAGCAGCGCAGGCCG AGCCCGGAGCTGACCCTGAGTCAGAAGATCAGGACCAAGCTGCAGAATCCGGACCTGCTGGAGCTATGTCACTCAGTACCCAAGGAAGTGGTCCAGTTGG GGCGCAAGTCCCGCAAAAAGAAATCCAAGGCCACAGAGCCAAGTCCTGAGGACAGAGTGGAG GACCCTTCGCCTCCAAGCAAGGCCCCTTCCAGGACATGA
- the NEIL1 gene encoding endonuclease 8-like 1 isoform X14 translates to MGFGALKRRGVRINRGQGRSGGMGRMGPRAPLLPRTRIWSLTFSRKTSPVGARPGAAPRCGGGKVRASAFAKCPLPLKAHLRLRFRTARGDRQVAKRGGRRTLPPSLRMPEGPELHLASQFVNEACRALVFGGCVEKSSVSRNPEVPFESSAYRISASARGKELRLILSPLPGAQPPQEPLALVFRFGMSGSFQLVPREELPRHAHLRFYTAPPGPRLALCFVDIRRFGRWDLGGKWQPGRGPCVLQEYQQFRVSLCCPGWSTVAPSQLIAASTSRAQMESRSVAQAGVQCCDLNSLQPPPPRENVLRNLADKAFDRPICEALLDQRFFNGIGNYLRAEILYRLKIPPFEKARSVLEALQQRRPSPELTLSQKIRTKLQNPDLLELCHSVPKEVVQLGGSWTLGTQRAQVPQKEIQGHRAKS, encoded by the exons ATGGGCTTTGGGGCCCTGAAGAGGAGGGGAGTCAGGATTAACCGAGGACAGGGTCGCAGTGGGGGCATGGGGAGGATGGGCCCTAGAGCGCCGCTCCTCCCCAGAACTAGGATTTGGAGCCTCACGTTCTCCCGCAAAACGAGCCCTGTGGGTGCCAGGCCAGGGGCGGCGCCCAGGTGTGGAGGTGGCAAGGTACGGGCGTCTGCCTTCGCTAAGTGCCCCCTTCCACTTAAGGCACACCTTCGCCTCCGATTCCGAACCGCCCGGGGAGACAGGCAAGTGGCAAAGCGGGGAGGGCGAAG GACTCTGCCGCCCTCCCTCAGGATGCCTGAGGGCCCTGAGCTGCACCTGGCCAGCCAGTTTGTGAACGAGGCCTGCAGGGCGCTGGTGTTTGGCGGCTGCGTGGAGAAGTCCTCTGTCAGCCGCAACCCTGAAGTGCCCTTTGAGAGCAGTGCCTACCGCATCTCAGCTTCAGCCCGCGGCAAGGAGCTGCGCCTGATACTGAGCCCTCTGCCTGGGGCCCAGCCCCCACAGGAGCCGCTGGCCCTGGTCTTCCGCTTCGGCATGTCCGGCTCTTTTCAGCTGGTGCCCCGCGAGGAGCTGCCACGCCATGCGCACCTGCGCTTTTACACGGCCCCGCCTGGCCCCCGGCTCGCCCTGTGTTTCGTGGACATCCGCCGGTTCGGCCGCTGGGACCTTGGGGGAAAGTGGCAGCCGGGCCGCGGGCCCTGTGTCTTGCAGGAGTACCAGCAGTTCAG ggtctcgctttgttgcccaggctggagtacagtggcgccatcacagctcattgcagcctcaacctccagggctcag atggagtctcgctctgtggcccaggctggagtgcaatgctgcgatctcaactcactgcaacctccacctcccag GGAGAATGTGCTACGAAACCTAGCAGACAAGGCCTTTGACCGGCCCATCTGCGAGGCCCTCCTGGACCAGAGGTTCTTCAATGGCATTGGCAACTATCTGCGGGCAGAGATCCTGTACCG GCTGAAGATCCCCCCCTTTGAGAAGGCCCGCTCAGTCCTGGAGGCCCTGCAGCAGCGCAGGCCG AGCCCGGAGCTGACCCTGAGTCAGAAGATCAGGACCAAGCTGCAGAATCCGGACCTGCTGGAGCTATGTCACTCAGTACCCAAGGAAGTGGTCCAGTTGG GGGGATCCTGGACCCTTGGCACCCAAAG GGCGCAAGTCCCGCAAAAAGAAATCCAAGGCCACAGAGCCAAGTCCTGA